The following are encoded together in the Equus quagga isolate Etosha38 chromosome 15, UCLA_HA_Equagga_1.0, whole genome shotgun sequence genome:
- the CLIC1 gene encoding chloride intracellular channel protein 1 translates to MAEEQPQVELFVKAGSDGAKIGNCPFSQRLFMVLWLKGVTFNVTTVDTKRRTETVQKLCPGGQLPFLLYGTEVHTDTNKIEEFLEAVLCPPRYPKLAALNPESNTAGLDVFAKFSAYIKNSNPALNDNLEKGLLKALKVLDNYLTTPLPEEVDETSAEDEGISQRKFLDGNELTLADCNLLPKLHIVQVVCKKYRGFSIPEAFRGVHRYLRNAYAREEFASTCPDDEEIELAYEQVAKALK, encoded by the exons ATGGCTGAAGAACAACCGCAGGTCGAATTATTCGTAAAG GCTGGCAGCGATGGGGCCAAGATTGGGAATTGCCCCTTCTCCCAGAGACTGTTCATGGTGCTCTGGCTCAAGGGAGTCACCTTCAACGTCACCACCGTTGACACCAAGAG GCGGACCGAGACGGTACAGAAGCTGTGCCCAGGAGGGCAGCTCCCATTCCTGCTGTACGGCACCGAAGTGCACACAGACACCAACAAGATTGAGGAATTTCTGGAGGCAGTGCTGTGCCCTCCCAG GTACCCAAAGCTGGCAGCTCTGAACCCTGAATCCAACACAGCTGGGCTGGACGTATTTGCCAAATTTTCTGCCTACATCAAGAATTCAAATCCAGCACTCAATGATA ATCTGGAGAAGGGGCTCCTGAAAGCCCTGAAAGTTTTAGACAATTACTTGACAACCCCCCTCCCAGAAGAAGTGGATGAGACCAGTGCCGAGGATGAGGGCATCTCTCAGAGGAAGTTTCTGGATGGCAATGAGCTCACTCTGGCTGACTGCAACCTGTTGCCAAAGCTCCACATAGTACAG GTGGTCTGTAAGAAGTATCGGGGATTCTCCATCCCGGAGGCGTTCCGGGGAGTGCATCGGTACTTGCGCAATGCCTATGCTCGGGAAGAGTTCGCCTCCACCTGTCCAGATGATGAGGAGATCGAGCTGGCCTATGAGCAAGTGGCCAAGGCCCTCAAATAA
- the LY6G6D gene encoding lymphocyte antigen 6 complex locus protein G6d — MKPLLVGMLLGTLLGTAVGNRMRCYDCGGGPSSSCKETVTTCGEGERCGFLERKPRNKPSGNPSVTVIHHHPACVAAHHCNQVETELVGDVTYTTHRDCCVGDLCNSAVAASSVAPACILAAAATALAWLVPGLWRG, encoded by the exons ATGAAGCCCCTCCTTGTCGGGATGCTGCTTGGCACCCTGCTGGGGACTGCCGTGG GAAACCGCATGCGGTGCTATGACTGTGGTGGAGGCCCCAGCAGTTCCTGCAAAGAGACGGTGACCACCTGTGGTGAGGGCGAACGCTGTGGCTTCCTGGAGCGCAAACCCCGGAACAAGCCATCTGGAAACC cctcagtgacCGTGATTCATCACCATCCAGCCTGCGTGGCAGCCCATCATTGCAATCAAGTGGAAACAGAGTTGGTGGGAGACGTGACTTACACAACCCACAGGGACTGCTGCGTCGGAGACCTGTGCAACAGCGCTGTGGCAGCGAGCTCTGTGGCCCCAGCATGCATCTTGGCCGCAGCAGCCACCGCCCTGGCCTGGCTCGTGCCAGGACTGTGGAGAGGGTAG
- the MPIG6B gene encoding megakaryocyte and platelet inhibitory receptor G6b, producing MALVLQLLPLLLSGTQGDPVVSLDGRPGDRVNLSCGRVSHPARWAWAPSFPACKGLSKGRRPILWASLSGTPTVSPVQPFAGRLRVLDSGIRRLELLLSAGDSGSFYCKGRDGNESRTALHVLGDGADCRAPGPTGTQAPPGSVYPQLLIPLLPLVGAGLVLGLGALGVVWWRCRRCPLTRLDHYPDLSFSSVPPYMAPLVKAEPQRPVKEEEPKTAGDLDQEPSLLYADLDPTALRRPRQFSPVVSSDASTIYAVVV from the exons ATGGCTCTGGTTTTGCAGCTGTTACCGCTGCTGTTGTCAGGGACCCAGGGGGACCCCGTAG TTTCACTGGACGGCCGCCCTGGGGACCGGGTGAATCTCTCTTGCGGAAGGGTCTCGCATCCTGCCCGCTGGGCCTGGGCGCCTAGCTTCCCGGCCTGCAAGGGCCTGTCCAAAGGACGCCGCCCTATCCTGTGGGCCTCGTTGAGCGGGACCCCCACGGTGTCTCCCGTCCAGCCCTTTGCTGGCCGCCTACGTGTCCTGGACTCTGGTATCAGGCGGCTGGAGCTGCTCCTGAGCGCGGGGGACTCGGGCAGCTTTTACTGCAAGGGCCGCGATGGCAACGAGAGCCGTACGGCGCTTCACGTGCTGGGGGACGGGGCCGATTGCAGGGCTCCGGGGCCTACGGGGACCCAAG CTCCCCCAGGATCCGTGTATCCCCAGCTCCTGATCCCGCTGCTGCCGCTGGTGGGCGCTGGGCTGGTGCTGGGACTCGGAGCGCTGGGCGTGGTCTGGTGGCGGTGCAG GCGCTGCCCCCTCACCCGCTTGGACCACTACCCAGATTTG TCCTTCAGCTCTGTGCCCCCCTACATGGCCCCACTGGTGAAAGCTGAGCCCCAGAGGCCAGTAAAGGAGGAGGAGCCTAAGACTGCAGGGGACCTGGATCAGGAGCCG AGCCTGCTCTACGCAGACCTGGATCCTACGGCCCTCAGGAGGCCCCGCCAGTTCTCCCCAGTGGTCTCCAGTGATGCCTCCACCATTTATGCGGTTGTAGTTTGA
- the DDAH2 gene encoding N(G),N(G)-dimethylarginine dimethylaminohydrolase 2 has product MGTPGEGLGRCSHALIRGVPESLASGEGAGAGLPALDLAKAQREHGVLGGKLRQRLGLQLLELPPEESLPLGPLLGDTAVIQGDTALITRPWSPARRPEVDGVRKALQDLGLRIVEMGDENATLDGTDVLFTGREFFVGLSKWTNHRGAEIVADTFRDFAVSTVPVSSPSHLRGLCGMGGPRTVVAGSSEAAQKAVRAMAVLTDHPYASLTLPDDAAADCLFLRPGLPGVPPFLLHRGGGDLPNSQEALQKLSDVTLVPVSCSELEKAGAGLSSLCLVLSTRPHS; this is encoded by the exons ATGGGGACGccgggggaggggctgggccgcTGCTCCCATGCCCTGATCCGGGGGGTCCCGGAGAGCCTGGCGTCGGGGGagggtgcaggggctggcctccCGGCTCTGGACCTGGCCAAAGCTCAGAGGGAGCACGGGGTGCTCGGCGGTAAACTGAGGCAGCGATTGGGGCTGCAGCTGCTAGAACTGCCTCCTGAAGAGTCGCTGCCGCTGGGACCGCTGCTCGGTGACACTGCCGTGATCCAAGGGGACACGGCCCTAATCACGCGGCCCTGGAGCCCCGCACGCAGGCCGGAG GTCGATGGAGTCCGCAAAGCCCTCCAGGACCTGGGGCTCCGAATCGTAGAGATGGGGGACGAGAACGCGACGCTGGATGGCACTGATGTTCTCTTCACCG GCCGGGAGTTTTTCGTAGGCCTTTCCAAGTGGACCAATCACCGAGGAGCTGAGATCGTGGCGGACACGTTCAGG GACTTCGCCGTCTCCACAGTGCCGGTCTCGAGCCCTTCCCACCTGCGCGGCCTCTGCGGCATGGGGGGACCCCGCACTGTGGTGGCGGGTAGCAGCGAAGCTGCCCAAAAGGCTGTCAGG gCAATGGCAGTATTGACGGATCACCCCTATGCCTCTCTGACCCTCCCAGATGATGCTGCTGCTGACTGTCTCTTTCTGCGTCCTGGGCTGCCGGGCGTGCCCCCTTTCCTCCTGCACCGTGGAGGTGGGGACCTGCCCAACAGTCAGGAG GCATTGCAGAAGCTCTCTGACGTCACCCTGGTACCTGTCTCCTGCTCGGAACTGGAGAAGGCAGGCGCTGGGctcagctccctctgcctggtgctCAGTACACGCCCCCACAGCTGA
- the LY6G6C gene encoding lymphocyte antigen 6 complex locus protein G6c produces the protein MKGLLLLTLSSLVCWVSADIRCHSCYKVPVLGCVDRQSCRLEPGQQCLTTNVYLGKMWVFSNLRCGTPEEPCREAFNQTSHKLGLTYNTTCCNKDNCNSLAPRPTPALALVLTSLAGLGLWLLH, from the exons ATGAAAGGCCTTCTGCTGCTCACCCTGTCTTCTCTGGTCTGCTGGGTCTCAG CTGACATTCGCTGTCACTCCTGCTACAAGGTCCCTGTGCTGGGCTGTGTGGACCGGCAGTCCTGCCGCCTGGAACCAGGACAACAATGCCTGACAACAAATGTGTACCTCG GTAAGATGTGGGTTTTCTCCAACCTTCGCTGTGGCACACCAGAAGAGCCCTGTCGGGAGGCCTTCAACCAAACCAGCCACAAGCTGGGCCTGACCTATAACACCACCTGCTGCAACAAGGACAACTGCAATAGCCTGGCCCCCCGGCCCACCCCGGCCCTAGCCCTTGTCCTCACCTCCTTGGCTGGCCTTGGCCTCTGGCTGCTGCACTGA